A window from Candidatus Cloacimonadota bacterium encodes these proteins:
- a CDS encoding YigZ family protein gives MIKEYQIASSSEWDKLTIKKSRFFSRIYPIKSKMDIKNLLENTKREYKNPTHIVYAYRLIDCDEIYEYCTDAGEPANSSGPPILKVIKGAELLNICLIVVRFFGGVKLGIGGLIKAYTESAQKAIDNSQIITRINYTTIHLTIKYNKLGTIINKVEKSKGKIEKIEYGDAIKLTANMPVSEAKNFYG, from the coding sequence ATGATTAAAGAATATCAAATAGCTTCATCTTCTGAATGGGATAAATTGACTATAAAGAAATCTCGTTTTTTTAGCAGGATTTATCCAATAAAATCAAAAATGGATATTAAAAATCTTTTAGAAAATACAAAACGGGAATATAAAAATCCGACACACATAGTCTATGCATATAGATTAATTGACTGTGATGAAATTTATGAATATTGCACTGACGCTGGTGAACCAGCCAACTCTTCCGGACCTCCAATATTAAAGGTGATAAAAGGTGCCGAACTTTTAAATATTTGCCTTATTGTAGTAAGATTTTTTGGTGGGGTAAAACTTGGTATAGGTGGCTTGATTAAAGCATATACAGAATCTGCTCAAAAGGCTATTGATAATAGCCAGATAATTACAAGAATAAATTATACAACTATTCATCTAACTATAAAATATAATAAATTAGGAACTATTATTAACAAAGTTGAGAAATCAAAGGGAAAGATTGAAAAGATTGAATATGGTGATGCGATAAAATTGACTGCAAATATGCCAGTTTCTGAAGCAAAAAATTTTTACGGTTAA